The Deinococcus budaensis genome contains the following window.
CCTGCTGCTCGTCGGCGTGTCGCCCAGCATCCTGCGGGCCTGCCTGATGGGCGGCGCGGTGCTGCTCGCCTTCGCCATCGGCCGGGGGCGCCCCGACCCCCTCGCCGTGATCGCGCTGGCGGCGACCCTCTGCCTGCTGCCCTTTCCGCTGTGGCTGCTCGACGTGGGCTTTCAGCTCTCCTTTCTGGCAGTGCTGGGCCTGAGCCTGTCGGGCAAACTCGCCGCGCGGCTGCCGGAGCGCTGGCCTGCCTGGCTGCGGCTGGCGCTGGTGGCCACCGTGCTGGCCGAACTCGCCACCCTGCCCGTCATCGCCGGAACGTTCGGGCAGCTCCCGCTGGTGGGCCTGCCCGCCAACCTGATCGCGGGGGCGCTGATGGCCGCGCTGGTGCCGCTGGGTTTCGTGGCCGGGCTGCTGGGGCCGCTCGCTGCGGGGGTGAACGGGCTGACCGGCCTGCTCGCCTCCGCACTGCTGCTGGTGGTGGAAGTCTTCGGGCGGGCGCCCGTCCTGGGCTGGGGGGCGGTGGGTCCGGCGGGGCTGGCCGCCTGGGGCGTCGCGGCCTGTGCCGGGGCGCTGTGGCTGCTGGGCCGGGTGCGGGCGCGGACCGCGCTGGGGACCCTCCTCGCCTGCGCCGCGCTGACCCTGCTGCCCGGGTGGCTGAGGCCCGCCCGCGAACTCGTCTTTCTCGATGTCGGCCAGGGCGACAGCACGTTGGTCCGGGCGCCCGGCCTGGGTGTGCTGGTGGACGGCGGCGGCTCGGTCGGGTCCGACTACGATGTGGGCGGGCGCACGGTCGTCCCCGCCCTGCGCGCGCTGGGCGTGCGGTCGCTGAGCGCCGTGGTCGCCACCCACGCCGACACCGACCATATCGAGGGTGACAAGAATATTTTTTCTCACGAGCGGCTACCTTTTTAACAACAAACGCTGTGAATATTTCGGCGGAAATGTCCTGCTGATTGCAGGCAGCGTAAAGCATGTCGCTCCCACCGTTGCCCGAGGCGTCCCCCTACGAGGTTGGCATCGTCCGCAAGGTCGCTGGGATCGTGCGGCAGCCGCAGCCGGACCGCACCGAGTCCAGCCTGGTGCTGATCGTCGCTCCGGTGCGGCCCTGGTTGCACTCGGAGAGGGGGACCGGTCGGTTGTGGCGAAATGACGCTGTTGATCTCCGGAGCCAGGTCGCCGTTCGGGTCCCGCTGACCTACCTGCCCGCTGCCCCGGTCGGCACCCTGTACATCGGCCACGATCTCGTCGCTCCCACCGTGGACCCTACCCCAGGGGTGCATACCGGAGAGTTCGGTGTCGTTGTGCCTGATGAACCCGTGTACGTGCAGCTCGACGCGCTTGTGCCGGATCGTGAAAAGAAAGAATACGTGCTCAATCCCCACACCCACAGTTTTGGCAGCGCATACCACGGCGTTCGCAATACCTACTATGTGCAGCTCTCCGTTGGTCGCGGTCGGACCCTGCTGATTCCGGTCGAGGAAGTGATCCGGTTTTACTGGGGCACATCATCATCTCCATTTTTTGAACGACTCCTCGCCAGCCGTGCCACGAGTCTGTTGGAGCGGGAACACCTCCACGAGTTCCTCGACCTGAACCACACAGGGATGGATGACGAAGGCATCTTCCACGCGGCGCTCCGGCCTGGACTTTCTTACTCCGATGCCCGCGTGCTGGGTCGCCTGTGGAATGATCCTCTGGCCCGGCTGCGCGTGACCCAGATGCTGAGTGGATTCCGGTTGCCTCAACCCGGCTTCCTCGCCAAGGCCACCCGGACTTCCTTCCCCTTCGCAGGCGAGACCCGACTCAAGGTCGAAGGCGTCTACACGCACCAGGACGGAGGCTGGACAATGTTGGTGCACCGCATCCGCCGGTGTACCCATCCCTTCCCCTTCGAGGAAGTGCGTGTCGTTGCCCCGAAATACTCGCAGTTCCTGTCCCCGGATGCGGTCTCGGAGGACAGGCCCGAAGGTCAGCCACCACAGATCGCTGGATCACGTTCCAGAAAGCGGCCCTCCGTGACCGGCTGGGCGCCTCCGCGACGTATCCAGCCCGTGATGTACCGGCAAGAGCGTTACGAGGATATGTTCCCGGACACGGCCAACAAACCCGTCCGGACTATCCGCGCGAATGAAGTTGTCGGTGCACGTGGTCGTAAACGCAAAGATCAGGACCCCCGTGGAGGGTTTGGGCCTGGTGTTCCCGGGGGGGAGGGTGTCCCTGTCGCTGTGCAGCCCGAAGCCGAAGTCGTGCCCGATCCACCCGAGAAGGCGCGCCGCATCAGGTCTCCTCGGCCTTACGTCGGTCATCTGGACACCCTGGACCGGGCAGTGCCCCTCCTGAAACAGAAAGGCTACGAGGTCATGTCCTGCTGCGTCACAGAGCCGGAATCGGGATGCTTTTCGTTCCGCACTGACGAAGAAGTCAGGGAAATTCCCGCAGACTCGGACCTCTGGGAGCATGTGTACGACCCTGTTCTGGGGATGATGCGCCTTCGCCGGGGCAGAATCATCAGGATTGGCAAGAGGCAGCCCGCTCCGGAGGGGAAAGAAGGGGCGATGGCCTATGGCTACGCGTTCGAGGTCGAGCTGGAGGGGTCTGCTTTCGTTTACTTCGAGCATGTCACGAGGGAAATGTTGCAGGAAGACGTGTTGCAGGAGGCTATTCGGGTCGGCCTGGCTCGCCAGGGCGTCTGGCGGAGTGCGGCCTACAGGGAGATCGACGGCAAAACGAAGAAGTACTATCAGAGCAATCTGATCTTGCCGGATGTGTCTGTGTGCTCTCTAGGGGTCAAAAGTGGCAAGGCAATCGGGGAAGGCCCTTCCAGTGCTGCGTTTCGAGTTGCTGAGCACGGCACGAAGGGCATCAAGGCCG
Protein-coding sequences here:
- a CDS encoding ComEC/Rec2 family competence protein translates to MTGRHAAAPAPVPVPVPTRAAAAGRLAWPVPLALGVIGGILLSLGLGWGGLVALAGAGLAALDRRALLAGLALLGTGLGFGAGRLNAAQPDRLAPWVGAQVTLTGEWDGQFLRLTDPPARVALSPRPAASPGRLVVSGRLVRPEGRRVPGGFDQAAWLRGQGGLFVPTPTTVLVAAQVRRHTGQGGVRGWFRRGLTAGLTPRQAALMQAIELGDRGDIGREDFGEGYSVRDAFARSGLSHLMALSGQNVALLTGAVVWLLIRLRVSVRWRYLLAAGFLGPYLLLVGVSPSILRACLMGGAVLLAFAIGRGRPDPLAVIALAATLCLLPFPLWLLDVGFQLSFLAVLGLSLSGKLAARLPERWPAWLRLALVATVLAELATLPVIAGTFGQLPLVGLPANLIAGALMAALVPLGFVAGLLGPLAAGVNGLTGLLASALLLVVEVFGRAPVLGWGAVGPAGLAAWGVAACAGALWLLGRVRARTALGTLLACAALTLLPGWLRPARELVFLDVGQGDSTLVRAPGLGVLVDGGGSVGSDYDVGGRTVVPALRALGVRSLSAVVATHADTDHIEGDKNIFSHERLPF